A region from the Catellatospora sp. TT07R-123 genome encodes:
- a CDS encoding ADP-ribosylglycohydrolase family protein, protein MRRVDRVRAASGSLFGLAYGDALGKPTEFRTYAQIVREHGPGGPRQLPDPALVTDDTQMALAVAWALHDAVEPSPEELEPLLRERFLTWAKSPDNNRAPGMTCLTACANLFEGGPWQRATVAGSKGCGANMRVTPVGLIGSYDLDTLGGVAQLQAGMTHGHPTALAAAELTALAVRLLRDGTPLADLPEVLRDHCADQRTDYRWDWLGDLWERPGATTPEDFAARGWDECAAALETLIRHAGRRDDGGDVSVLTGEGWVAEEALATGLLAALRHPDDPVAALGRAAATNGDSDSIACLAGAFLGAAGGMAIWPAAWAERIEYADQLDLLGTAWD, encoded by the coding sequence ATGCGGCGCGTGGATCGGGTGCGGGCGGCGAGCGGGTCATTGTTCGGATTGGCGTACGGGGACGCGCTGGGCAAGCCCACCGAGTTCCGCACGTACGCCCAGATCGTGCGCGAGCACGGCCCCGGCGGCCCGCGCCAGCTGCCCGACCCGGCGCTGGTCACCGACGACACCCAGATGGCGCTGGCCGTGGCCTGGGCGCTGCACGACGCCGTCGAGCCCAGCCCCGAGGAGCTGGAGCCGCTGCTGCGCGAGCGCTTCCTGACCTGGGCGAAGAGCCCGGACAACAACCGCGCTCCCGGGATGACCTGCCTCACCGCGTGCGCGAACCTGTTCGAGGGCGGCCCGTGGCAGCGGGCGACCGTGGCCGGGTCCAAGGGCTGCGGGGCGAACATGCGGGTCACCCCGGTCGGCCTGATCGGGTCGTACGACCTCGACACGCTCGGCGGCGTCGCGCAGCTTCAGGCGGGCATGACCCACGGGCACCCCACCGCGCTGGCCGCCGCCGAACTGACCGCGCTGGCGGTGCGCCTGCTGCGCGACGGCACGCCGCTGGCCGACCTGCCCGAGGTTCTGCGCGACCACTGCGCCGACCAGCGCACCGACTACCGGTGGGACTGGCTGGGCGACCTGTGGGAGCGGCCCGGGGCGACCACGCCGGAGGACTTCGCGGCGCGCGGCTGGGACGAGTGCGCGGCGGCGCTGGAGACGCTGATCCGGCACGCGGGGCGCCGCGACGACGGCGGTGACGTGTCCGTGCTCACCGGTGAGGGCTGGGTGGCCGAGGAGGCGCTGGCCACGGGCCTGCTCGCGGCGCTGCGCCACCCCGACGACCCGGTGGCGGCGCTGGGCCGGGCCGCGGCGACCAACGGCGACTCGGACTCGATCGCCTGCCTGGCCGGGGCGTTCCTGGGCGCGGCCGGGGGCATGGCGATCTGGCCCGCGGCCTGGGCCGAGCGCATCGAGTACGCCGACCAGCTCGACCTGCTCGGCACCGCCTGGGACTGA
- a CDS encoding helix-turn-helix domain-containing protein, translating to MAKRLYGQLCPVARSLDVLGERWTLLIVRELLLGPHRFKELLAVLPAMGTNRLSERLQALEQAGVVVRRPVPGAAELRAYELTPAGEALRPILMQLAAWGSTLPADDDADPGTARADLIALYLAGTRPAAPVGPPATWQLRVGGQTFHVRAEGTEVRVRTGTAPTPTDADVETDLPTFQQLVTGDLAVAEALARGSVDLRGDRQDLHRLIALLHRPAPNGTP from the coding sequence ATGGCCAAACGGCTCTACGGGCAGCTCTGCCCGGTCGCCCGCTCGCTGGACGTGCTCGGCGAGCGGTGGACTCTCCTCATCGTGCGCGAGCTGCTGCTCGGGCCGCACCGGTTCAAGGAACTGCTGGCGGTGCTGCCCGCGATGGGCACCAACCGGCTGTCCGAGCGGCTCCAGGCGCTGGAGCAGGCCGGGGTGGTCGTGCGGCGGCCCGTGCCGGGCGCGGCCGAGCTTCGGGCGTACGAGCTGACGCCAGCCGGCGAGGCCCTGCGCCCGATCCTGATGCAGCTCGCCGCCTGGGGCAGCACCCTGCCGGCGGACGACGACGCCGACCCCGGCACCGCCCGCGCCGACCTCATCGCGCTCTACCTCGCCGGCACCCGCCCCGCCGCCCCCGTCGGTCCCCCGGCCACGTGGCAGCTGCGGGTCGGCGGGCAGACCTTCCACGTGCGGGCCGAGGGCACCGAGGTACGGGTACGCACCGGAACCGCACCTACGCCGACCGACGCTGACGTCGAGACCGATCTGCCGACCTTCCAGCAGCTCGTCACCGGCGACCTGGCCGTAGCCGAGGCGCTCGCCCGGGGTTCGGTCGACCTGCGCGGCGATCGGCAGGACCTGCACCGCCTGATCGCGCTACTGCACCGACCGGCACCGAACGGCACCCCCTAG
- a CDS encoding SDR family oxidoreductase, whose translation MRIEGATALVTGANRGLGKAFVEELLARGAAKVYATARDVSTVTDPRVTPLALDITDPESVAAAARAAADVDLLINNAGIATGASVLGDEEGLRREMETNFFGPVRVTRLFAPVLAANGGGAVVNMLSVLSWLALPTTGGYSAAKSAAWAATNAQRMSLAEQGTTVTAVHVGYLDTEMAAHVDGPKVAPDKLAAQVLDAVEAGEPEVLGDDRSRMVKAALSGDLRDLYGSLG comes from the coding sequence ATGAGGATCGAAGGCGCGACCGCGCTGGTCACCGGAGCCAACCGCGGGCTCGGCAAGGCGTTCGTCGAGGAACTGCTGGCGCGCGGCGCCGCGAAGGTGTACGCCACCGCCCGCGACGTCAGCACCGTCACCGACCCGCGGGTCACCCCGCTGGCGCTCGACATCACCGACCCGGAGTCGGTCGCCGCGGCCGCCCGCGCCGCCGCCGACGTCGACCTGCTGATCAACAACGCGGGCATCGCGACCGGCGCGAGCGTGCTCGGCGACGAGGAGGGCCTGCGGCGGGAGATGGAGACCAACTTCTTCGGCCCGGTACGCGTCACGCGCCTCTTCGCCCCGGTCCTGGCCGCCAACGGCGGCGGCGCCGTGGTCAACATGCTGTCGGTGCTGTCCTGGCTCGCGCTGCCGACCACCGGCGGCTACTCGGCGGCCAAGTCGGCCGCCTGGGCGGCCACCAACGCGCAGCGCATGTCGCTGGCCGAGCAGGGCACGACCGTGACCGCCGTGCACGTGGGCTACCTGGACACCGAGATGGCGGCCCACGTCGACGGCCCGAAGGTCGCGCCCGACAAGCTCGCCGCGCAGGTGCTCGACGCCGTGGAGGCGGGGGAGCCCGAGGTGCTCGGCGACGACCGGAGCCGCATGGTCAAGGCGGCGCTCTCCGGCGACCTGCGCGACCTGTACGGCAGCCTCGGCTGA
- a CDS encoding methionine synthase — translation MSEAEKPLWSAGSATGIGSLPGTDIAEAVKFTLGELPELAYLPELPGRGPGADMIGRGAAFLVGLPIELYTGRWRVAASAGRELRRSYDLLERDLDQLTEQAEGYTGTLKVQAAGPWTLASNIELPLGEAMLSDHGAARDLAESLAEGLKAHVADVRRRVPGATVLLQLDEPSLPAVLAGRVRTASTLHTYRSVPRSVIRETLTSVISAAGVPVIVHCCAPDAPLDLLREAGAAALAFDLDQLGGDRAKLDSLGEAVDAGLGLFTGVARTTAPASGRLPDAAALADRLRRLWRDLGFAEELLAARVVVTPACGLAGATPAYAQSVLKACRDAAHRLTEQ, via the coding sequence ATGAGTGAGGCAGAAAAGCCGTTGTGGTCCGCGGGTTCGGCCACCGGGATCGGGTCCCTGCCGGGCACCGACATCGCGGAGGCGGTCAAGTTCACCCTCGGCGAGTTGCCCGAGCTGGCGTACCTGCCGGAGCTGCCCGGGCGCGGCCCGGGTGCCGACATGATCGGCCGGGGCGCGGCGTTCCTGGTCGGCCTGCCCATCGAGCTGTACACCGGGCGGTGGCGGGTCGCGGCGAGCGCCGGACGCGAGCTGCGCCGGTCGTACGACCTGCTGGAACGCGATCTCGACCAGCTCACCGAGCAGGCTGAGGGATACACCGGGACGCTCAAGGTCCAGGCGGCCGGGCCGTGGACGCTGGCCTCGAACATCGAGCTGCCGCTCGGCGAGGCGATGCTGTCCGACCACGGTGCGGCCCGGGATCTGGCGGAGTCGCTGGCCGAGGGCCTGAAGGCGCACGTCGCCGACGTCCGGCGGCGGGTGCCCGGGGCGACGGTGCTGCTCCAGCTCGACGAGCCGTCACTGCCCGCGGTGCTGGCCGGGCGGGTGCGGACCGCGAGCACGCTGCACACGTACCGCTCGGTGCCGCGATCCGTGATCCGCGAGACGCTCACGTCGGTGATCTCCGCGGCGGGCGTACCGGTGATCGTGCACTGCTGCGCCCCCGACGCGCCGCTGGACCTGCTGCGCGAGGCCGGTGCCGCCGCGCTCGCCTTCGACCTGGACCAGCTCGGCGGCGACCGCGCGAAGCTGGACTCCCTCGGCGAGGCGGTCGACGCGGGACTCGGGCTGTTCACGGGCGTGGCCCGGACGACGGCCCCGGCGAGCGGGCGCCTCCCCGACGCGGCCGCGCTGGCCGACCGCCTGCGGCGGCTCTGGCGCGACCTCGGCTTCGCCGAAGAGCTGCTCGCCGCCCGCGTCGTGGTCACCCCCGCCTGCGGCCTGGCGGGCGCGACCCCCGCCTACGCCCAGTCCGTCCTCAAAGCCTGCCGCGACGCCGCCCACCGCCTCACCGAGCAGTGA
- the mnmA gene encoding tRNA 2-thiouridine(34) synthase MnmA produces MRVLAAMSGGVDSAVAAARAVAAGYDVTGVHLALSKNAAAHRTGARGCCTLEDSRDARRAADVIGIPFYVWDMADRFHEDVVEDFVAEYAAGRTPNPCLRCNEKIKFAAVLDRALALGFDAVVTGHHARLGADGLLRRSVDLAKDQSYVLAVLNRAQLDHSIFPLGDSTKEQVRAEAHDRGLAVADKPDSHDICFIADGDTQGFLRKHLGSEPGDIVDAASGEVLGRHDGAYAYTVGQRKGLALGRPASDGKPRYVLSITPVTNTVTVGPAEALEVSQVDGARAVWTAGPPPVGPIECEVQLRAHGRPAPAVVELDGGALSARLRRPERGIAAGQAVVAYRPDPAGDVVLGSATITGAS; encoded by the coding sequence GTGCGGGTGCTGGCGGCTATGTCGGGTGGAGTGGATTCGGCGGTGGCTGCTGCCCGGGCGGTGGCGGCCGGATACGACGTGACCGGGGTGCACCTGGCGCTGTCCAAGAACGCCGCGGCGCACCGGACCGGGGCGCGCGGCTGCTGCACCCTGGAGGACTCCCGGGACGCGCGCCGCGCCGCCGACGTGATCGGCATCCCGTTCTACGTCTGGGACATGGCCGACCGGTTCCACGAGGACGTGGTCGAGGACTTCGTCGCCGAGTACGCGGCGGGCCGTACGCCCAATCCGTGCCTGCGCTGCAACGAGAAGATCAAGTTCGCCGCCGTGCTGGACCGCGCGCTGGCCCTGGGCTTCGACGCGGTGGTCACCGGGCACCACGCCCGGCTGGGCGCCGACGGCCTGCTGCGCCGCAGCGTCGACCTCGCCAAGGACCAGTCGTACGTGCTGGCGGTGCTCAACCGCGCGCAGCTCGACCACTCGATCTTCCCGCTGGGCGACTCCACCAAGGAGCAGGTGCGCGCCGAGGCGCACGACCGGGGCCTGGCCGTGGCCGACAAGCCCGACTCGCACGACATCTGCTTCATCGCCGACGGCGACACGCAGGGCTTCCTGCGCAAGCACCTGGGCAGCGAGCCCGGTGACATCGTCGACGCCGCCAGCGGCGAGGTGCTCGGCCGCCACGACGGGGCTTACGCGTACACGGTCGGGCAGCGCAAGGGGCTGGCCCTGGGCCGGCCCGCCTCCGACGGCAAGCCGCGCTACGTGCTGTCGATCACGCCGGTGACCAACACGGTCACCGTCGGCCCCGCCGAGGCGCTGGAGGTTTCGCAGGTGGACGGTGCGCGGGCCGTGTGGACGGCTGGCCCGCCCCCGGTCGGACCGATCGAGTGCGAGGTGCAGCTGCGCGCGCACGGGCGGCCCGCCCCCGCGGTGGTGGAGCTCGACGGCGGCGCGCTGAGCGCGCGGCTGCGGCGCCCGGAGCGCGGTATCGCGGCCGGTCAGGCCGTGGTGGCATACCGGCCGGACCCGGCCGGGGACGTCGTGCTGGGCAGCGCGACCATCACCGGCGCGTCATGA